A DNA window from Robbsia sp. KACC 23696 contains the following coding sequences:
- a CDS encoding glycoside hydrolase family 104 protein codes for MTANRRAFLQMLRYSEGTATTPGTKYQGYDVVVRGIVVDDQRRPVLDSKGNARLAPIELMTDFSTHPFANGRPSKIINAHGLLSTASGGLQIKLSNWRYYGPLVGAKDFGPDNQDAIALYMINERGALGLIDAGRFDDAVARVANLWASLPSAGYGQLEHPIDTVRSYYLAAGGTVSAS; via the coding sequence ATGACGGCGAACCGCAGGGCATTCCTGCAGATGCTTCGTTACTCGGAAGGCACCGCGACGACGCCAGGCACGAAGTATCAAGGCTACGACGTGGTGGTACGCGGCATCGTCGTTGATGATCAGCGTCGGCCGGTGCTCGATTCGAAGGGCAACGCGCGCTTGGCGCCGATCGAACTCATGACCGACTTCTCGACGCATCCCTTTGCGAACGGGCGACCGTCGAAGATCATCAATGCGCATGGCCTGTTGTCAACCGCGTCGGGCGGCCTGCAGATCAAGCTATCGAATTGGCGCTATTACGGCCCGCTCGTAGGCGCCAAGGATTTTGGACCGGACAATCAGGATGCAATCGCGCTCTACATGATCAACGAGCGCGGCGCGCTCGGATTGATAGATGCGGGGCGCTTCGATGACGCCGTCGCGCGCGTTGCAAATCTGTGGGCGAGCCTGCCGAGCGCCGGCTATGGCCAACTCGAACATCCGATCGACACCGTTCGTTCCTACTACCTCGCCGCCGGCGGGACTGTGAGTGCCAGCTAA
- a CDS encoding SOS response-associated peptidase — protein MCGRIGQFSAWQSYVAALEAFRHAHAVIDDHRPRFNAGPGTRIGVAYPDGQMRPVWWGFRPHWAVARKIPQMINARGDKIESATWKPMLKAGRVIVPVDCWYEWIKADDGKKQPFLLRPKDLAPLYLAGLTNVKVEGDSGPRAPDDGGGMVDGVVIVTDASDEGMVDIHDRRPVALTAKDANLWLDPDTPFELAAEIARTGTRSVEEFEWYEVSRELNDARHDGPALIEPKE, from the coding sequence ATGTGCGGTCGTATCGGTCAGTTCTCGGCGTGGCAATCGTATGTCGCAGCTCTTGAGGCATTCCGCCACGCGCACGCTGTCATAGACGATCACCGCCCGCGCTTCAACGCTGGGCCTGGCACTCGAATCGGCGTTGCCTACCCTGACGGTCAAATGCGGCCGGTCTGGTGGGGATTCCGGCCGCACTGGGCCGTCGCCCGCAAAATCCCCCAGATGATCAACGCCCGCGGCGACAAAATTGAGTCGGCCACATGGAAGCCGATGCTCAAGGCCGGCCGAGTGATCGTCCCGGTGGACTGCTGGTACGAATGGATCAAGGCGGATGACGGCAAGAAACAGCCGTTTCTGCTGCGGCCGAAAGATCTGGCGCCGCTCTATCTCGCCGGACTGACTAATGTGAAGGTGGAAGGTGATTCAGGGCCGCGCGCGCCGGATGACGGCGGCGGGATGGTGGACGGCGTCGTAATCGTCACTGACGCGTCGGATGAAGGGATGGTGGACATTCATGACCGGCGCCCCGTCGCACTGACGGCGAAAGACGCCAACCTCTGGCTGGATCCGGATACGCCATTCGAGTTGGCGGCCGAGATCGCACGGACCGGCACGCGGTCAGTCGAAGAATTCGAATGGTATGAGGTCAGTCGAGAGCTGAACGATGCCCGGCATGACGGGCCCGCGCTGATCGAGCCGAAGGAGTAG